Below is a genomic region from Anabas testudineus chromosome 13, fAnaTes1.2, whole genome shotgun sequence.
agtataCCGGAAGCCGTACCTTCACGCTCGTCTGTCTATAAGCGAGAGGGCGGAGTTCAGTCCAATAAAGTCGTGTCCGGAACCACTGTTGACTCAGTTGTTGGATCTCTTTCATTCCCGcaagctgttttcatttcatttgctctgtttattttatctttggCTGCTGGACGACAGGGGAAAGTGGACTATTTGAATTTCATCTGCGGGTTAACGTTATATCGAAGTAACTTCCCCTTGTGTCAGGTAGGTCTGTCGTCTTTTGAACCATATTCTTCAACAGACTAAACAAATGTCGCTGTGACGGGCAGCAACTAACCTTCCCCCATAATAAAATGAAGTTGTAACTAAAGTTAGGTTTTATTTGACGCCTTAAATAactttataaaacacaatatatgATAATAAAAGTGCGCTTTCTTGGACAGTCAGCTGTATGAGTATGTCTGAGTTCATCCAGCTGGTCTGAGCTGGAGCTGGTGATGTATGAGTCGCATGCAAAGTTAGGCAAGTCAAGATGGAGAAAGTGTCTGtgaaagtgcaaataaaaaatcaaagGTTGCAGCTGTCCTTGACAAATCTATCAATCCTCCCAAAGCAAATTGAAAGACACTTCTATTATTTTGAAGTTCAGTTTTTATAATATGCTCAGGTTTCATACAACTTTAAGACCTGAGTTTTGTTTgccataaaaacaaactgcattgaGGCATCTTCTGAAAAGAAGGGAGCCCTTTTGCAGTCACCAGTCCCATACACTTATACACAGTTTACActttcaaaacaaagaaagcatATGAAAGCAAGTCCACGTGCATTAAAGCACACATTTAAGACTATATAAACAAGCCAGCCTGTATTCTGGTTTTATATCGTAGCTGCATTCTCTCAGCTTGAGTGAGTGTTTTATTGACTGAATCAGTGTCCTAAAATAgtctatatatatttaatatattaagGAGAGAGTAGTTTCAGGAGACTGTTTTTAGGAGCAATGTAATATTTAGACAGAGTGACTCAGAGTTAGTCAGACCCTGCAGCACTAGAGAAGAGGTGCTGCTGCCAAAGGACAAGCAAAGGTGCATGGGAATGAGCGTGATGAGTAATTTTAAGAAACGCCATTGGTtgtaggtgtgtttttttttttttagaaatcttTAGTTCAGGGAAAGTGTTGAGGCTCAGAGGTAAACAGTACAATTACATAGATAAAGAGACAGCCCTGGCTTACACTAAATGTTATGGTATTCTATTCTCTGATTCTTTTTAGGTGCTGTGTAGTCCATAATGAAGCATATCTTGTGCCTGTACGCCCTGCTGACTTTGTGCGGACATAGGGCTGtgctgtctcagacttcctcCTATGGCGAACGGGGCTCAGATGTTGGCATACAGGTGTTTCAGCAAGTAGTTCGCTCTAAGCCTCTGGAaaatgtggtgttttctccCCACGGAGTAGCTTCTGTCCTAGGCATGCTGCTAAGTGGAGCCCATGGAGAAACACGGAAGCAGATTATCAGTGCTCTGCGTTACAAGAAAAATGGTAAGGACAGTTTCTGCTGACAAACCTTATACTGTTAATATAATGTACTGACTAGGTCTCCACAAGCTCCAGCAAATGATTGAGAATTAatttaaagtgtatttgttCTGCACAGGACCTTACAAGATGTTGAGGAAACTGCACAAAACTTTGACAGCTAAGTCCAACAAGGATGCTGTGCTGATTGCCAATGGCTTGTTCACTCAGGAGGGCTTCTCTCTACAGCCAGGCTTTGTAAGCCAGACCAAAAAAAATTTTGAATGTCAGACCAGAAATTTGGACTTCAGCAACCCCAAGAAGGCAGCCAATGAAATCAATGAATGGGTCAGCAATAAGACCAAAGGTAGGAGTCATGCATGTACATATTAGCtaaatacacaatataaaattattatacAAAAGCCTTGGATAAAGACAAGACACAGGTGTACTCTATATGCTTACCCACAAGTTTAGCTCACATTGTGTTGAAACAGCAATGGCCAGTTTTCTGTTGATTGGTTTGGTGTATCCTTTAGATGATGCTGCATTATTACTTTCCTATCTGTGctaaagataataaaaaagagaTGGTGTCTTTGATCAAACCTTGCTGATTGAATAATGCCCTCATTTTATCCAGGTCACATCTCTAGCTTGATCAAGCCTGACATGCTGGACTCGGCTCTGACCCGTCTAGTTGCTGTCAACTCAATCTACTTCAAAGGGTTATGGATGTCCCGCTTCCTGCCTGAGAACACTAAGCCAAGACCCTTTACTACAGCTGACGGGCAAACGCTTATGGTACCAATGATGTCCCAGCTATCTGTCTTCAACATATGTAAGTGGGGATGTGTGTACTAACCATTGGAGTAGTTATTATTATGAGTTCTTGTTCACTATTAGTGTTCCACTTtgctattatattatattatgctATATATTAATATCACTATTACTGATTTGACTGACTCTTGAATATATCCAAAGTTATAGATTCAAATAGATGCAGATACCAAGGTGGTCTTAATCATAATTTACCACCAAGTGACATTAAAAATAAGTTGGATGTATTGTATATACCTGCAGTATTAGATTCTAAGTGGATCATGGAAAGAATCCTAAGGAGAAATGAGAAGGGATGAGTTGccattcttattttttattttagacatgCCAGATTTGTGGCTAGGTTGTAGGTGTATGTGTTGACAAAGCATGTTACAGATTTGTTACAGTAGATACTAGACCACTGGTTTTCCATATGCTGGTATAGAATGAGTGCCAAAAAGTAAGTTAATGTTTTCATGGgaactaaaacatttctgttgccATAAAATAATAGAGtatgtcttcttcttttatgtatgtttatatttattgtttacatCCTAATTTGATAGCTAGCACTTGGCCACAAAACCCACAGGATACAGTTAGCTCAACATTTTGTTTCCTTAAGTAAATACTGCTTGTTAAGTAAGTAATTAAGTAGCACATAGCAACAAATAGACGTATCCAGAGCTGCTATTCCTCTCAATActctcaaattaaaatattgtggatttattgattaaatgttttaatttgctttgttctAAGATGCATGCCCACCCATTGAAAGTTTATGAATTATAGGTTAGCTTGTGTTGAGTCATAAGGAAATGCAGCCTTAGTGTGAAATGACATGAGATACGAGTCAGTCGTCTATAATTAGGTGAGTTATCGCAGCGGTGTTAGTATGGTGAGTGTTGTAGGAAGATTCTCATACAGTTAAAGTGACCTCAGCTGTGTTCATCTGTGAGGCACAGATGCTTGTTTCATTCTTCTCTATCCTTCAGTTGTTTTCATCTTGATACAGCAAGTCGATGCTTGAATTCCCGTCCTTGAATTACCCAACTTAAGTTTTTAAGAGAACAGTTTGTAACAGCCCTAAATCATCTGGTTGTGGTTTCACACAGCTCTATTCGAATATAATGGAATTAGTTGGTCTTATGACTTCATAACACAAGTGCTTTGATTTAGTTTAATAGTCctataaatcagaaaaaaaaactgtaggcATGGCTAAATAGATGCTTATAGTGCTGTTGTGACTTTCTTTGGTCAATAACTAAATGGTTCTTTATTTGTCATtcctattttaaaactgtctgAAGTAAATGGgaatgtgttatttaaaaaaaaaaaagaagaatccaCTCACTCAATGCTATTTCAGACttgaaacaataataataacatttgaatgaaGAGAAATTATTTCTAATCAATCTTGGAAGGCCCTGTAGAGGTCCAACAACAGCATCcctgtgtaaataaaaagcCCTaatctgtgatgtttgtgtcaTAGTCTGTTTTACTTCTCGCCCTTACCATGTGATATAAAACAGGATCTCTCCAGacagt
It encodes:
- the serpine2 gene encoding glia-derived nexin produces the protein MKHILCLYALLTLCGHRAVLSQTSSYGERGSDVGIQVFQQVVRSKPLENVVFSPHGVASVLGMLLSGAHGETRKQIISALRYKKNGPYKMLRKLHKTLTAKSNKDAVLIANGLFTQEGFSLQPGFVSQTKKNFECQTRNLDFSNPKKAANEINEWVSNKTKGHISSLIKPDMLDSALTRLVAVNSIYFKGLWMSRFLPENTKPRPFTTADGQTLMVPMMSQLSVFNICVDATPEGQKYKVIELPYQGNGISMLIVLPTEEDSSLSSFIPHINTATVRNWPKLLRMRKINLVIPKFAAEAEVDLKAPLSALGITDMFSPDKADFSYLGLESVHVSKALQKAKIEVNEDGTKATAATTAILLARSSPPWIMVDRPFLFLIRHNTTGTILFMGQINQP